Below is a window of Phaeobacter piscinae DNA.
CCAGCACCCTGCCCCAGATCATACGCTTCATCGTCAGCGACACCTTCGCCTCTCGGGCTGGTGTCAGGAGCGACCAGGATAATACCATGCTGGGCTGCGAACCGCTGCGCAGAAGCTTTGGTGATAAAGTTCTGTTCAGTGCAGGTTAGTCCAGAGAGCCAGTACAGCACCGGCGCCTTGCCGCCTTCAACTTGTGGCGGCAAATAGACGCCAAATTTCATCGAGCACCCCAGGCTAATCGAGTCATGTTGATAGACGTCCTGCCAACCGCCGAAGCTGGCGTGATGTTCGACACGTTCCATGTTGGTTTCCTTGCTCTGAGGACCACAGGAGGGCATAGCAATCCCATTAAAAGCCTGCGGCTTGACTTCAGGGAGTTGGGAAGCGTCGCCGACGCTGAAAGAAGCGTCGGCGACAATTACTCATTGGTCAGCGAGGACCGCCGTAACCTTCAGTTCTTCAAACGAAAGTGTACGTGCAAATTTTGTTCCCCGCCGGATCGCGCAGGTATGCCGCATAGGCACCCGGCAGGTGATCCCGGGGACCGGGCTTACCTTCATCGGTCCCCCCAGCCTTCAGGCCCGCCGCGTGGAACGCATCCACTTCGGCCGGAGAGGCCGCAGCAAAGCCCACCGTGATACCATTGCTGGAAGGCGCATTGCCGTTGCCAGGTCGCGCGATGATAAAGGCCGGCTTGTCGCGCCCATACAGAATCCAATCATTACCGAAAGGACCGAGGTTGCTGATACCTAGCGCACCCAGTGCCGCGTCGTAGAAGGCGACCGACTTTTCCATGTCGGCGGCGCCGAGAAAGACGTGCGAGAAGATGCCGTCACCAGAGATTACGGGATTAGCCATAGAGAACTTCCTTGATGTTTGGTGTTGATAGTAAAGATTGCAACCCGCTGATTAGTAGCGGATCACCGTGCGGATCGATTTGCCTTGGTGCATCAGATCGAAGGCTTCGTTTATGTCTTCGATGCCCATGGTGTGGGTGACAAAGGGTGCCAGGTCGATTTCACCTTTCATGGCGTCTTCGACCATGCCCGGCAGCTGACTCCGTCCTTTGACCCCCCCGAAAGCAGAGCCCTTCCACACACGGCCGGTGACCAACTGGAATGGCCGCGTCGAGATTTCCTGGCCAGCGCCAGCGACCCCAATGACGATCGATTGACCCCAGCCGCGGTGAGCCGCCTCCAAGGCAGCCCGCATGACGTGGACGTTGCCGATACACTCGAAGGTATGGTCAATACCCCAACCCGTCATTTCAATGAGGACTTCTTGAATCGGCTTTTCGTAGTCTTTCGGGTTGATGCATTCGGTGGCCCCGAACTGACGTGCCAACTCGAACTTGTCCGGGTTGGTATCGATTGCGATAATGCGCCCAGCTTTCGCCTGGCGCGCCCCCTGAATGGCGGCAAGGCCGATGCCTCCGAGACCAAAGACGGCAACGGAGTCGCCCGGCTGCACTTTGGCGGTATTGTGAACAGCGCCGATACCGGTGGTCACGCCGCACCCGAGCAGACATACATGCTCATGGTTGGCTTCGGGGTTGATCTTGGCAAGGGAAACCTCTGCCACAACCGTGTACTCAGAGAATGTCGAGCAACCCATATAGTGAAAGAGGGGCTGACCATTATACGAGAAGCGGGTGGTTCCGTCAGGCATCAAGCCCTTACCTTGGGTCGCGCGTACCGCGACGCAGAGATTGGTCTTACCGGACTTGCAGAACTCACACTCACCGCATTCAGCGGTATAGAGCGGGATGACGTGGTCGCCTGGCTTGACGCTCGTGACTCCTTCACCCACCTCGACTACGACACCAGCGCCCTCATGGCCCAGAACCACGGGGAAAATCCCCTCCGGATCATTGCCGGACAAAGTGAACGCATCAGTGTGGCAAACACCGGTGTGGGAAACTTTAATGAGGACCTCGCCCTTCCGGGGAGGCGCGACATCGATTTCTACGATTTCAAGCGGTTTACCTGCTTCAAAGGCTACGGCGGCACGTGACTTCATTTTCGTATTCCTTGTTGGTTGAAACGGAACCTTTGGGAGCATGCGAACATGCTGGAGTGCGCGTTCCGGACTGATGTCATCAGCGGGGATCGAAGCGTCTCTCACTCCTTGAACGATTAGATAGCATACTCCACTATAGTATGCAAGTGACATCTCCTTTTTATAGCGCCCGACGCCAACACCTCATGAACCCCGAAAGAATAGGCTCAATATTTTTGTTGTTTTTCAAAATGATGTCGAAAGACACCGTCACGGGAGCTGAGGCCTCATCCCGGAAGAACAAGTGCTGAAGGCTCGCTCATTCCGCCCTATGATCTTGCCGTCTTGCCAGAACTCGACCCGCTCGGCATAGGCGCGGATCTCGACTGGCCGACCGACGGCGCGGCCATCCACCGAGTAGCGGTTCTTGTCTAACCGGACGAGACAGGTCTTCGAGACTGATGCCGGAATAGCGTGGAATCCATCAAAGGGGCCGACATATGGCACCAGACTCGCCCACTCGCCCTCGAAGACCTCCCAGATCGTGCGGTCTCGAAGCCCCTAATGCGGATGAGATTTGGACCAAGCAACGCAGCGGTCCTCGAGCCAGGCGTTGAGTTCGGCGTAGCTCTTAAACTTGGGCCTGGGCACGAAGAAGCGCCGACGGACAACACCGACATGGATCTCGACCTGCCCTTTCTCCCAGCCAAACAATTCGATAACGCTGATGTCAGCACTTCGGCAACCGCCGCCGAGTTCATGTGGCAAAACCAGCCAGGAAGATCGAAGTACGAGTTCATCCCATCAGGGAGAACAGCGCCCCGCTGGCCTGACCAATTCTGCGGCCTGCAAAACAGTCACAGAGACTTGGTTCACTGCCATGTGAGTTTGTGCTTTGTTAGAAGGATGTAAAAGGTGTCGTCGGGAACTAATCCCAAGTTTTGGATTAGTTCGAG
It encodes the following:
- a CDS encoding S-(hydroxymethyl)glutathione dehydrogenase/class III alcohol dehydrogenase: MKSRAAVAFEAGKPLEIVEIDVAPPRKGEVLIKVSHTGVCHTDAFTLSGNDPEGIFPVVLGHEGAGVVVEVGEGVTSVKPGDHVIPLYTAECGECEFCKSGKTNLCVAVRATQGKGLMPDGTTRFSYNGQPLFHYMGCSTFSEYTVVAEVSLAKINPEANHEHVCLLGCGVTTGIGAVHNTAKVQPGDSVAVFGLGGIGLAAIQGARQAKAGRIIAIDTNPDKFELARQFGATECINPKDYEKPIQEVLIEMTGWGIDHTFECIGNVHVMRAALEAAHRGWGQSIVIGVAGAGQEISTRPFQLVTGRVWKGSAFGGVKGRSQLPGMVEDAMKGEIDLAPFVTHTMGIEDINEAFDLMHQGKSIRTVIRY
- a CDS encoding VOC family protein, translating into MANPVISGDGIFSHVFLGAADMEKSVAFYDAALGALGISNLGPFGNDWILYGRDKPAFIIARPGNGNAPSSNGITVGFAAASPAEVDAFHAAGLKAGGTDEGKPGPRDHLPGAYAAYLRDPAGNKICTYTFV